One segment of Primulina tabacum isolate GXHZ01 chromosome 14, ASM2559414v2, whole genome shotgun sequence DNA contains the following:
- the LOC142523787 gene encoding uncharacterized protein LOC142523787, translated as MGEVDYILREIHEWCCGEHLGGIVLARKAMLAGFWWPNISQDFVPVVWACEGCQNHSNFHHRPATLMEPICASCPFDQWGMDIVGPFPISRAQKKFLLVAVDYFLKLQDKGKDWVEELPGVLWAYRTTHRAPTQEIHFNLVYDFEAVIPVEIGQTSARVEFYPDDNDQSRGMELDLVEEKREQALIRMEAYRGGVMKSYNKRVRIRYFQIGDLVIKKVNPVGDVGKLEARREGPFKIT; from the exons ATGGGGGAGGTAGATTATATTCTCCGGGAGATTCACGAATGGTGTTGCGGAGAGCATCTCGGAGGAATAGTGTTGGCCCGGAAAGCAATGCTTGCCGGATTTTGGTGGCCAAATATTAGCCAAGACTTTGTCCCAGTGGTCTGGGCTTGTGAAGGTTGTCAAAATCACTCTAATTTTCATCATCGCCCAGCCACTCTCATGGAGCCTATATGTGCATCTTGTCCCTTTGATCAGTGGGGCATGGACATTGTTGGTCCTTTTCCAATTTCTCGGGCTCAAAAGAAATTTCTCTTGGTGGCTGTTGATTATTTTTTGAA GCTACAGGACAAAGGAAAAGACTGGGTGGAGGAATTGCCTGGTGTTCTATGGGCATACAGAACTACTCATCGAGCACCTACTCAAGAGATTCATTTTAATTtggtatatgattttgaagcagtTATTCCGGTTGAAATCGGGCAAACCTCTGCCCGGGTCGAATTTTACCCAGATGACAATGATCAAAGCCGGGGAATGGAGTTGGATTTAgtagaagaaaagagagagcAGGCTCTgattcgaatggaagcttacCGAGGCGGggttatgaaatcatataacaagCGAGTCCGAATCCGATACTTTCAAATCGGAGATCTGGTAATCAAAAAGGTCAATCCAGTCGGAGATGTTGGAAAATTGGAAGCTCGCCGGGAAGGACCTTTTAAAATAACCTAG